One genomic segment of Gossypium arboreum isolate Shixiya-1 chromosome 3, ASM2569848v2, whole genome shotgun sequence includes these proteins:
- the LOC108474979 gene encoding uncharacterized protein LOC108474979 translates to MNQWYNKRIQEKSQTQQPLPPTVPPVVSSVAPPPPPSVTESSKRTPVEKLRKFRAEEFRGRSDDDLVKAEYWLQTTIRVFKEMACSPDDYLRCAVSVLKKEAYHWWETIEAVVPAEKLTWEFFQAEFKKKYIGKRYLEKKKREFLDLDEEIGRW, encoded by the coding sequence atgaatcagtggtataataAGAGGATACAGGAAAAGAGTCAGACCCAGCAACCTCTTCCTCCTACAGTACCACCAGTAGTGTCCtcggttgctcctccacctcctccttCGGTAACTGAATCAAGTAAGAGAACTCCAGTAGAAAAACTCAGAAAATTtagggctgaagaatttcgggGTAGGTCAGATGATGATCTAGTAAAAGCTGAGTATTGGTTGCAGACCACGATAAGAGTTTTTAAAGAAATGGCTTGTTCTCCTGATGACTATTTAAGGTGTGCTGTTTCAGTGTTAAAAAAAGAAGCATATCACTGGTGGGAGACAATAGAAGCTGTGGTACCAGCCGAGAAacttacttgggaatttttccaagccgagtttaaaaagaaatatattgGTAAAAGatatttagaaaagaaaaagagagaatttcttgatcttgacGAGGAAATCGGACGATGGTGA